A single genomic interval of Oleidesulfovibrio alaskensis DSM 16109 harbors:
- a CDS encoding hydantoinase/oxoprolinase family protein gives MYLGIDVGGTHTDAVVLDAQKRIQAWAKVPTLHHDLLSSVTQALDSVLQSVAAQDIVRLNLSTTLSTNAIVESKTEDVGVLVSSGPGIDPENFRQGGFFFPLSGSIDHRGKVIAAMEQDELAAAVRRCCDSGIRVYAAVGKFSTRNPDHEETMAHEAMQCGDFVSMGHRLSGQLSFPRRVATAYYNSAVWRLYNSFADAVESSARAKGVTAPVHILKADGGTMPLAVSRRMPVESILSGPAASVMGIVALYDIREDAVILDIGGTTTDIALFASGSPVIENDGISVGSYPTLVRALRTLSIGVGGDSRLRIAAGAVRVGPDRSGPCVANGGTHVALMDAMNYLEVAAVGDVEASREAVRQLASLWDMYPEKLAREALDTAVNTICAAVDRLLDEVNAQPVYTIIELLDGVKLNPGRVFVMGGPAAAFAPLLRNVMNRRIDVPRDHAVANAVGAALTRTTAELELFADTEKGLVFVPTLGLRREAPLGYNLDDAVADAGRYLTESLAGMGIHIRPEDVDVLEAGSFNMVDMYGGKGRNIRVKCQVRPGISL, from the coding sequence ATGTATCTGGGAATTGATGTGGGCGGAACCCATACCGATGCTGTGGTGCTGGATGCACAGAAGCGGATTCAGGCATGGGCCAAGGTGCCCACACTGCACCACGACCTGCTGTCTTCCGTCACACAGGCGCTTGACAGTGTTCTGCAGTCAGTTGCGGCGCAGGATATAGTACGGCTGAATCTGAGCACCACACTGTCTACCAATGCCATTGTGGAAAGCAAGACCGAGGATGTCGGAGTGCTTGTTTCGTCCGGTCCGGGCATTGATCCTGAAAATTTCCGGCAGGGCGGATTCTTTTTTCCTCTTTCCGGTTCCATCGACCACCGCGGTAAAGTAATAGCCGCCATGGAGCAGGACGAACTGGCCGCTGCGGTGCGCCGGTGCTGCGATTCAGGCATACGTGTCTATGCGGCGGTGGGTAAATTTTCCACGCGTAACCCCGATCATGAAGAAACCATGGCGCATGAAGCCATGCAGTGCGGCGACTTTGTATCCATGGGACACCGGCTTTCAGGTCAGCTCAGTTTTCCGCGCAGGGTGGCAACTGCGTATTACAATTCAGCTGTGTGGCGGCTTTACAACAGCTTTGCCGATGCCGTGGAGTCTTCTGCCCGTGCCAAGGGCGTAACCGCGCCTGTGCATATTCTCAAAGCCGACGGCGGCACCATGCCGCTGGCTGTTTCACGGCGTATGCCCGTCGAGTCCATTCTTTCAGGCCCTGCGGCCAGCGTTATGGGCATTGTGGCTCTTTACGATATCAGAGAAGACGCTGTGATTCTGGATATCGGCGGGACAACGACAGATATTGCGCTTTTTGCCTCCGGTTCTCCGGTTATCGAAAATGACGGTATCTCTGTCGGCAGTTATCCTACACTGGTCAGGGCGCTGCGTACGCTTTCCATAGGCGTGGGCGGTGATTCTCGCCTGCGCATTGCCGCGGGTGCTGTGCGGGTGGGGCCGGACAGGTCCGGACCCTGTGTTGCCAACGGCGGAACACATGTGGCGCTGATGGATGCCATGAATTATCTGGAAGTGGCTGCCGTGGGCGACGTGGAAGCCTCGCGCGAGGCTGTGCGGCAGCTGGCCTCTCTGTGGGACATGTATCCGGAAAAACTGGCCCGCGAAGCGCTGGACACAGCGGTAAACACCATCTGCGCCGCCGTGGACAGGTTGCTTGACGAAGTCAATGCGCAGCCTGTGTATACCATCATCGAACTGCTTGACGGTGTGAAGCTGAATCCCGGCAGGGTGTTTGTGATGGGAGGTCCCGCCGCCGCGTTTGCCCCGCTTTTGCGTAATGTCATGAACAGGCGCATAGATGTACCCCGTGACCATGCGGTGGCCAACGCCGTGGGGGCTGCGCTCACACGCACCACGGCTGAGCTGGAGCTTTTTGCCGATACTGAAAAGGGCCTTGTTTTTGTGCCCACGCTCGGGCTGCGCCGCGAGGCACCGCTGGGATACAATCTGGATGACGCTGTGGCCGATGCCGGCAGGTACCTGACGGAATCACTGGCCGGCATGGGAATACATATCCGTCCGGAAGATGTGGATGTCCTTGAGGCCGGTTCTTTCAACATGGTGGATATGTACGGCGGCAAGGGCCGTAATATCCGTGTGAAGTGTCAGGTACGGCCCGGCATTTCGCTTTGA
- a CDS encoding [FeFe] hydrogenase, group A, giving the protein MAGCKAQHPPAAYLAGLEVPAAGSEVTMEGVRYKMNAPKDVDPATIRFVEVDHDKCMACGECEYHCPTGVMQEVTEDGYRGVVDPVACVNCGQCLANCPFGAIHEEVSFVGELYEKLKDPDTVVVSMPAPAVRYALGECFGLPTGTYVGGQMHAALRRLGFNLVWDTEWTADVTIMEEGTELLERVKHGNMPLPQFTSCCPGWIKFAETFYPDLEKHLSTCKSPIAMIGPLAKTYGAQEAGVPAKKMYTVSIMPCIAKKFEGMRPEMNASGYRDIDATITTRELAWMIKKAGIDFTSLPSEEPDPALGMSTGAATIFCTSGGVMEAALRLAYEALSGGTLADPDIKVVRTHEGINTAEVPVPNFGTVKVAVASGLDNAAKLCEEVRAGKSPYHFIEVMTCPGGCVNGGGQPLEPGMLQSSLFKSTITKINRRFTRRSVA; this is encoded by the coding sequence ATGGCTGGATGCAAAGCACAGCACCCGCCCGCAGCCTATCTGGCAGGGTTGGAAGTACCTGCCGCAGGCTCCGAGGTAACCATGGAAGGTGTTCGTTATAAAATGAACGCCCCCAAGGATGTAGACCCCGCAACCATCCGGTTTGTGGAGGTCGACCACGACAAGTGCATGGCGTGCGGCGAGTGTGAGTATCATTGTCCCACAGGCGTCATGCAGGAAGTGACCGAAGACGGCTATCGCGGTGTCGTGGACCCCGTGGCGTGCGTCAACTGCGGGCAGTGTCTTGCAAACTGTCCCTTCGGCGCCATCCATGAAGAGGTGTCGTTTGTAGGCGAATTATACGAAAAACTCAAGGATCCTGACACGGTTGTCGTATCCATGCCTGCTCCCGCCGTGCGCTATGCGCTGGGTGAATGCTTCGGGCTGCCTACGGGTACGTATGTGGGCGGGCAGATGCATGCCGCCCTGCGCCGTCTGGGCTTTAATCTGGTGTGGGATACGGAATGGACGGCTGACGTGACCATCATGGAAGAGGGCACCGAACTGCTGGAACGCGTGAAGCACGGCAATATGCCGCTGCCGCAGTTCACTTCCTGCTGCCCCGGGTGGATCAAGTTTGCCGAAACGTTCTACCCCGATCTGGAAAAGCACCTTTCCACCTGTAAATCCCCCATTGCCATGATCGGCCCGCTTGCCAAAACGTATGGCGCGCAGGAGGCCGGGGTACCCGCCAAAAAAATGTACACCGTGTCCATCATGCCCTGCATAGCCAAAAAGTTTGAAGGTATGCGGCCTGAAATGAATGCCAGCGGGTACAGAGACATCGACGCCACCATCACCACGCGTGAGCTGGCATGGATGATTAAAAAAGCGGGCATCGACTTCACTTCGCTGCCTTCCGAAGAACCGGATCCCGCGCTGGGCATGTCCACTGGTGCTGCCACCATTTTCTGCACCAGCGGCGGTGTAATGGAAGCTGCCCTGCGTCTGGCGTATGAAGCGCTGTCCGGCGGCACCCTTGCCGACCCCGACATCAAGGTGGTGCGCACGCATGAGGGTATAAATACGGCAGAAGTGCCCGTACCCAACTTCGGCACCGTGAAAGTGGCCGTGGCAAGCGGTCTGGACAATGCCGCCAAGCTGTGCGAGGAAGTGCGCGCAGGCAAATCGCCTTACCACTTCATCGAGGTGATGACGTGTCCCGGCGGCTGCGTAAACGGCGGCGGGCAACCGCTTGAACCGGGCATGCTGCAGTCTTCCCTTTTCAAGAGCACTATCACCAAGATCAACCGTCGGTTTACCAGACGGTCTGTGGCATAG
- a CDS encoding L-threonylcarbamoyladenylate synthase translates to MMTQQTIPVTDVNEAAVLLQEGKVVVYPTETFFAVGCLATDVRAVDAVYRIKRRPSGMPLPVIIGSAGQLGLVTAVSSPLVTRLAELFWPGPLSVLVTASDRIPAILTGETGRVAVRVTPHPAAAALCTACGGALVSTSANISGRQAVTAASGLDPELVGQVAAVVDMPPAPAGGKPSTLVEVAGPAHVRIVRPGVVTEDALQAAGISVVV, encoded by the coding sequence ATGATGACGCAACAGACCATCCCCGTGACGGACGTGAACGAGGCGGCAGTTCTGCTGCAGGAAGGTAAAGTGGTGGTGTACCCCACCGAGACGTTTTTTGCCGTGGGGTGTCTGGCCACAGACGTGCGCGCCGTGGATGCGGTGTACCGCATCAAGCGCCGTCCTTCGGGCATGCCTTTGCCGGTGATCATCGGCAGTGCCGGTCAGCTGGGGCTGGTTACCGCCGTGTCTTCGCCGCTTGTTACACGTCTGGCAGAACTTTTCTGGCCGGGTCCGCTTTCGGTGCTGGTAACCGCGTCAGACAGAATACCTGCCATTCTGACCGGTGAAACCGGCAGGGTAGCGGTGCGGGTTACTCCCCATCCTGCGGCTGCCGCTCTGTGCACCGCATGCGGAGGCGCGCTGGTTTCAACCAGTGCCAACATCAGCGGCAGGCAGGCAGTGACCGCTGCGTCCGGTCTTGACCCTGAACTGGTCGGACAGGTGGCGGCCGTGGTTGATATGCCGCCGGCTCCCGCAGGGGGCAAACCTTCCACTCTTGTGGAAGTTGCCGGCCCCGCTCATGTGCGGATAGTGCGCCCCGGGGTTGTGACGGAAGATGCTCTGCAGGCAGCGGGTATCAGCGTTGTGGTCTGA
- a CDS encoding NUDIX domain-containing protein: protein MTRTIPCPACGAPVTVYRNPVPTVDVVVYEPERGIVLVRRTNPPLGWALPGGFVDYGETVEHAAVREMKEETGLDVELTGLLGVYSAPDRDPRQHTMSVVFCGAALDADALAAGDDAAEAVFFPLDALPRNIAFDHAVIIADFSARYAQPADRKCG, encoded by the coding sequence ATGACCCGTACCATCCCCTGCCCCGCATGCGGAGCGCCTGTTACCGTATACAGAAATCCGGTGCCCACGGTGGATGTGGTGGTGTACGAACCGGAACGGGGCATTGTGCTTGTGCGGCGGACTAATCCTCCGCTTGGCTGGGCGCTGCCCGGCGGTTTTGTGGACTACGGTGAAACAGTGGAACACGCTGCCGTGCGGGAAATGAAGGAAGAAACAGGGCTGGACGTGGAGCTGACAGGTTTGCTCGGGGTATATTCCGCACCTGACCGTGACCCGAGACAGCACACCATGAGTGTGGTATTCTGCGGTGCTGCATTGGATGCGGATGCTCTGGCCGCGGGTGATGATGCCGCCGAGGCCGTTTTTTTTCCTCTGGACGCACTGCCCCGGAATATTGCTTTTGACCATGCCGTAATAATTGCTGATTTTTCCGCAAGGTATGCACAGCCTGCGGACAGAAAGTGCGGATAA
- the pdxA gene encoding 4-hydroxythreonine-4-phosphate dehydrogenase PdxA, whose amino-acid sequence MLGIRKQDPLKDVAAARCPLLVTMGDVNGLGPELACRVLGADGGRGALRYGVASPVVLLGSGKALDTFMTLCGINGRFWTAAADRQQLAALLEKARPGQVLLYEPPGMETVTVTPGKATADGGRAAGLALQEACSMLNDGAATGVVTLPLHKAMLQQAGFDFPGHTEFLARHAGLRDEDVCMHLCGDVLRVSLVTTHPALCDVPRLVTRQRVARCIALTVEFVRALGAGHKPVAVCGLNPHAGESGKIGAEDESIIAPAVREAKRMGLNAEGPYPADTVFYRAAQGEFAAVLAMYHDQGLAPLKLLHFSDAVNVTLGLPFVRTSVDHGTGFDIAGRNTADTGSFESALRLAADMCARRCVNVSGN is encoded by the coding sequence ATGCTTGGAATAAGAAAACAGGATCCTCTGAAGGATGTTGCGGCCGCCCGCTGCCCTTTGCTGGTGACCATGGGCGACGTCAACGGGCTGGGGCCGGAGCTGGCCTGCCGGGTGCTGGGCGCTGACGGCGGCAGAGGCGCGCTCCGTTACGGAGTCGCGTCTCCGGTGGTGCTTCTGGGCAGCGGAAAAGCTTTGGATACGTTTATGACGCTGTGCGGCATAAACGGCCGGTTCTGGACTGCGGCCGCTGACAGGCAGCAGCTGGCCGCGCTGCTGGAAAAGGCCCGGCCGGGGCAGGTACTGCTGTACGAACCCCCGGGGATGGAGACTGTGACTGTGACCCCCGGCAAAGCCACAGCCGACGGCGGGCGCGCTGCCGGACTGGCTCTGCAGGAGGCTTGCAGCATGCTTAATGACGGAGCTGCCACGGGTGTTGTCACACTGCCGCTTCACAAAGCCATGCTGCAGCAGGCCGGTTTTGATTTTCCGGGCCATACCGAGTTTCTGGCGCGGCACGCAGGGCTGCGTGATGAAGATGTCTGCATGCACCTGTGCGGTGACGTGCTGCGGGTCAGCCTTGTGACCACGCACCCCGCGCTGTGTGATGTTCCCCGCCTTGTGACCCGCCAGCGCGTGGCCCGCTGCATCGCGCTTACTGTGGAGTTTGTCCGGGCGCTGGGAGCCGGCCACAAACCCGTGGCCGTATGTGGCCTCAACCCGCACGCCGGTGAATCGGGTAAAATAGGTGCCGAAGACGAAAGCATCATCGCGCCGGCCGTGCGCGAGGCAAAGCGTATGGGCCTGAATGCCGAAGGTCCGTATCCCGCCGATACGGTCTTTTACAGGGCCGCGCAGGGCGAATTTGCCGCGGTGCTGGCCATGTACCACGATCAGGGGCTGGCCCCTCTCAAACTGCTGCATTTTTCCGATGCCGTAAATGTGACGCTGGGTCTTCCTTTTGTCCGTACGTCCGTCGATCATGGAACAGGCTTTGACATAGCAGGCAGAAATACGGCGGACACCGGCAGTTTTGAAAGCGCACTGCGTCTTGCGGCGGATATGTGTGCACGGAGGTGCGTCAATGTATCTGGGAATTGA
- the glgB gene encoding 1,4-alpha-glucan branching protein GlgB: MATPVESGTVPCSLEPFDVYLFGRGEHWDIYRVLGAHAHAQDGETGYRFAVWAPNAHAVSLVGPFNDWRSGDFPLFPVGTSGIWAGFVAGMEHGRLYKFAVQGADGTVRLKTDPYALYCEMRPGTASFTWSLDSYAWNDAAWMQRRREAGPPLQQPVSIYELHAGSWMRRHGEGHPFVNWDELAGTLIPYVRDAGFTHIELMPVAEHPLDQSWGYQTGAYYAPTSRFGTPDDLRRFVDLCHQQGIGVILDWVPAHFPKDDWSLGRFDGTALYEHLDPRLGEHPDWGTYVFNYGRHEVRNFLFANALYWFKEFHVDGLRIDAVASMLYLDYSRKEGEWLPNVHGGNENLEAIDFLRELNRVVHEQYPGVMMIAEESTSWPGVSRPLYTGGLGFTFKWNMGWMHDTLNYMRQDPVFRAYQHSSLTFSMLYAFSENFVLPLSHDEVVHGKGALLSKMPGDMWQQQANLRLMYAYMWAHPGKKLLFMGGEIGQWNEWSESREPDWCLREFPAHEGIRNLVRDLNGIYAQEPAMHRHDHDWSGFRWLDFSDYGCSVISFARFAEDSPPVMWVFNFTPVVRRWYRVPCPRAGEWQEVLNTDSGYYGGSNVGNGGGAVACTDNWHGGHFMELTLPPLAAVALKPV, encoded by the coding sequence GTGGCAACACCTGTCGAGTCCGGAACCGTGCCGTGCAGTCTGGAACCGTTTGACGTGTATCTATTCGGTCGCGGAGAGCATTGGGATATATACAGAGTGCTGGGCGCGCATGCCCATGCTCAGGACGGTGAAACCGGATACCGGTTTGCGGTATGGGCGCCCAATGCGCATGCGGTAAGTCTGGTTGGGCCGTTCAATGACTGGCGTTCCGGCGATTTTCCTTTGTTTCCTGTCGGAACATCCGGCATCTGGGCCGGATTTGTCGCCGGCATGGAACACGGGCGGCTGTACAAGTTTGCCGTGCAGGGTGCCGACGGCACTGTGCGTTTGAAAACAGACCCCTATGCCTTGTATTGCGAAATGCGGCCCGGCACGGCGTCATTTACTTGGTCGCTTGACAGCTATGCGTGGAACGACGCTGCATGGATGCAGCGTAGACGTGAAGCCGGTCCGCCTTTGCAGCAGCCGGTCAGCATATATGAACTCCATGCCGGTTCGTGGATGCGCCGCCATGGTGAAGGGCATCCTTTTGTAAACTGGGATGAACTGGCCGGTACACTGATACCCTATGTCCGCGACGCAGGTTTTACACATATCGAGCTTATGCCCGTGGCTGAGCATCCGCTGGACCAGTCGTGGGGATACCAGACCGGCGCCTACTATGCGCCCACTTCGCGCTTTGGAACGCCCGATGATTTGAGACGGTTTGTAGACCTTTGCCACCAGCAGGGCATAGGGGTGATTCTGGACTGGGTGCCCGCGCATTTTCCCAAGGATGACTGGAGTCTGGGGCGATTTGACGGCACAGCCCTGTACGAGCATCTGGACCCGCGTCTCGGCGAGCATCCGGACTGGGGTACCTATGTGTTCAATTATGGACGGCATGAGGTGCGCAACTTTCTGTTTGCCAACGCGCTCTACTGGTTCAAGGAATTTCATGTGGACGGTTTGCGCATAGATGCAGTGGCATCCATGCTGTATCTTGACTATTCCCGCAAGGAAGGAGAGTGGCTGCCCAATGTGCACGGAGGCAATGAAAATCTGGAAGCCATTGATTTTCTGCGCGAACTGAACAGAGTGGTGCACGAGCAGTACCCCGGTGTGATGATGATAGCGGAAGAATCCACCTCATGGCCGGGGGTGTCGCGGCCGTTGTACACGGGGGGGCTGGGGTTCACGTTTAAATGGAACATGGGCTGGATGCACGATACGCTGAATTATATGCGGCAGGACCCTGTGTTCAGGGCATACCAGCACAGCAGCCTGACATTTTCCATGCTGTATGCTTTTTCCGAAAACTTTGTCCTGCCGCTTTCGCATGATGAAGTTGTACACGGCAAAGGGGCGCTGCTTTCTAAAATGCCCGGCGACATGTGGCAGCAGCAGGCCAATTTGCGGTTGATGTACGCATACATGTGGGCGCATCCGGGTAAAAAACTGCTGTTTATGGGCGGTGAGATAGGTCAGTGGAACGAGTGGAGCGAAAGCCGTGAACCGGACTGGTGCCTGCGTGAATTTCCTGCCCACGAAGGCATACGCAATCTGGTGCGCGACCTTAACGGCATATATGCACAGGAACCGGCCATGCACCGCCACGACCACGACTGGTCGGGGTTCCGCTGGCTCGATTTCAGTGATTACGGATGTTCCGTCATCAGTTTTGCCCGTTTTGCGGAAGATAGTCCGCCTGTGATGTGGGTGTTCAATTTTACGCCGGTAGTCCGTCGCTGGTACCGTGTTCCATGCCCCAGAGCCGGAGAATGGCAGGAAGTGCTGAATACGGACAGCGGTTACTACGGCGGCAGCAACGTGGGCAACGGGGGCGGTGCGGTAGCCTGCACCGACAACTGGCACGGCGGGCATTTTATGGAGCTGACTCTGCCTCCGCTGGCGGCCGTGGCGTTAAAACCTGTGTGA
- a CDS encoding 23S rRNA (pseudouridine(1915)-N(3))-methyltransferase RlmH, translating to MRSIRIIAVGRLKTAHWKTAAEHYLTRLTRAFKVEETIIKDGNAALPPLERNAQEGARIVAALTPADLAVCMDETGRQFTSQQFSAFLTPMWENANLRPCFIIGGAYGLSDEVRGKARHTMALSAMTFPHEMARVVLYEQLYRADAILRGTPYHH from the coding sequence ATGAGAAGCATACGCATCATAGCCGTGGGCAGGTTGAAAACAGCACACTGGAAGACGGCTGCGGAACACTATCTTACCCGTCTTACCAGAGCATTCAAGGTTGAAGAAACTATTATCAAGGACGGAAACGCCGCCCTGCCGCCGCTGGAGCGTAACGCGCAGGAAGGCGCACGCATTGTTGCGGCGCTGACGCCCGCCGATCTGGCTGTCTGCATGGATGAAACCGGCAGGCAGTTCACTTCGCAGCAGTTTTCGGCCTTTCTGACTCCCATGTGGGAAAACGCCAACCTGCGCCCGTGCTTTATCATCGGAGGAGCCTACGGCCTTTCGGATGAAGTACGCGGCAAAGCGCGGCACACCATGGCCCTTTCCGCCATGACCTTTCCGCACGAGATGGCGCGCGTGGTGCTGTACGAACAGCTGTACAGGGCAGACGCCATACTGCGGGGCACTCCCTACCATCACTAG
- the glgA gene encoding glycogen synthase GlgA has protein sequence MQPLVLFATSEMYPFSKSGGLGDVLGALPLTLHRMGVRTAVVTPFYGRLKTAEYGIHLTMSDIPVGYPWGPITADVYEADFHGMPVYFISRGEYFDRRFYYNDYKGDYFDNCERFVFFCRAAASMCRRLGEAPAVVHAHDWQTALLPALLYHWRRYDSFWEDTRTVMTIHNLAFQGRFSSRLFENCGLPPQAWSMDGVEFYGDFNLLKGGIAYADKVTTVSPSYAREITTPEFGCGLEGILRRRTHALHGILNGADYDIWKPEDDRFLPCTYSPDRLAGKQRCKRALLDELGLDSSLMERPVLGFIGRLRDQKGIDLLIDNIAQLMERQVGVVILGEGSLEYEAQVLHLMEEYKGRLCARVEYTEDLAHRIQAGADIFLMPSRYEPCGLTQIYALRFGTPPVASSLGGLRDTITPWPAPDATGFTFDDVSPAGFLNAIMQAVNLWENDHTAWAGMVRRAMEVSFTWEKAAVQYLDIYQQLGFVPAGE, from the coding sequence ATGCAACCGTTGGTCCTTTTTGCCACTTCCGAGATGTACCCTTTTTCTAAAAGCGGCGGACTGGGCGATGTTCTGGGTGCCCTGCCGCTGACCCTGCACCGCATGGGGGTGCGCACCGCCGTGGTCACGCCCTTTTACGGGCGTCTGAAGACTGCGGAATACGGCATTCACCTGACCATGAGCGATATTCCTGTCGGGTACCCATGGGGCCCCATTACCGCAGACGTGTACGAAGCCGACTTTCACGGCATGCCCGTCTATTTCATAAGCCGCGGCGAATATTTTGACAGGCGTTTTTATTACAACGACTACAAGGGCGACTATTTTGACAACTGCGAGCGGTTTGTTTTTTTCTGCCGCGCCGCGGCGTCCATGTGCCGTCGTCTCGGCGAAGCTCCGGCCGTGGTGCATGCCCATGACTGGCAGACGGCGCTGCTTCCTGCCTTATTGTATCACTGGCGCCGGTATGATTCCTTCTGGGAAGACACGCGCACTGTCATGACCATTCACAATCTGGCCTTTCAGGGGCGCTTTTCTTCGCGCCTGTTCGAAAACTGCGGGCTGCCGCCGCAGGCATGGTCCATGGACGGTGTGGAATTTTACGGCGATTTCAACCTGCTCAAGGGCGGCATTGCCTATGCCGACAAAGTGACCACTGTCAGTCCCAGCTATGCGCGGGAGATTACCACACCGGAATTCGGGTGCGGTCTGGAAGGAATTCTGCGCAGGCGTACGCATGCCCTGCACGGAATTCTGAATGGGGCAGACTACGACATCTGGAAGCCGGAGGACGACCGTTTTTTGCCCTGTACCTATAGCCCGGACAGACTTGCGGGCAAACAGCGCTGCAAACGCGCCCTGCTGGATGAACTGGGGCTGGACAGTTCCCTGATGGAACGTCCGGTACTGGGTTTCATCGGGCGCCTGAGGGACCAGAAAGGCATTGACCTGCTGATAGACAATATTGCGCAGTTGATGGAGCGGCAGGTGGGCGTTGTTATTCTGGGTGAGGGCAGTCTGGAATATGAAGCGCAGGTGCTGCACCTGATGGAAGAATACAAAGGCAGGCTGTGTGCGCGCGTTGAATACACAGAAGACCTGGCCCACCGCATACAGGCCGGAGCGGATATCTTTCTGATGCCATCGCGCTACGAGCCGTGCGGCCTGACACAGATATACGCATTGCGTTTCGGCACGCCGCCGGTGGCGTCTTCGCTGGGGGGGCTGCGTGATACCATCACGCCCTGGCCTGCTCCCGATGCCACCGGATTCACTTTCGATGATGTCAGCCCGGCGGGTTTTCTGAATGCCATCATGCAGGCAGTCAACCTGTGGGAGAATGATCACACAGCATGGGCGGGTATGGTCAGAAGAGCCATGGAAGTTTCATTCACATGGGAAAAAGCCGCAGTGCAGTATCTGGACATTTATCAGCAGCTGGGGTTTGTCCCCGCGGGAGAATGA
- a CDS encoding isoaspartyl peptidase/L-asparaginase family protein: MRPRIIVHGGAWTIPAERRQEHLDGVRAAVEAAWPLLEQGADALDAVQAAVNVMEADPTFDAGRGAVLNADGQIELDAAIMDGRTLNYGGVAGVRRFMTPVDIARKVLETEFCLLIADGAERFARECGLPEVDPRELLTDRELELYQKLCSREGYCTHDAFKPVPQGTVGAVAMDVRGNIAAATSTGGTPCKKPGRVGDSPLCGAGTYADNETGGASATGFGEGIIRTLMTRSACDCLRGHDAMQAARMGIELLHRRVQGHAGLIMLDNRGEYGFYHNTDHMAFAYARHDGSVHASVHMAE; the protein is encoded by the coding sequence ATGAGACCCAGAATAATAGTGCACGGCGGGGCATGGACCATACCCGCGGAGCGGCGGCAGGAACATCTGGACGGTGTGCGCGCTGCGGTGGAGGCCGCTTGGCCGTTGCTGGAGCAGGGAGCTGATGCGCTTGACGCCGTTCAGGCGGCCGTCAACGTGATGGAAGCTGACCCTACGTTTGATGCCGGCCGGGGAGCGGTGCTCAATGCAGACGGCCAGATAGAGCTGGATGCGGCCATAATGGACGGTCGTACTTTGAATTATGGCGGAGTAGCCGGAGTGCGGCGTTTTATGACACCGGTCGACATTGCGCGCAAGGTGCTCGAAACGGAATTCTGCCTGCTGATTGCCGACGGTGCGGAGCGTTTCGCCCGCGAATGCGGGCTGCCGGAGGTTGATCCCCGCGAGCTGCTGACCGACAGGGAGCTGGAGCTGTACCAGAAGCTGTGCAGCCGAGAAGGATACTGCACGCATGACGCCTTCAAGCCTGTACCGCAGGGTACCGTGGGCGCTGTGGCCATGGATGTGCGGGGCAATATTGCCGCTGCCACGTCCACGGGGGGGACTCCGTGTAAAAAACCGGGAAGGGTGGGTGATTCTCCGCTGTGCGGAGCAGGCACCTATGCCGACAACGAAACCGGAGGAGCCTCCGCCACCGGATTCGGTGAAGGAATCATCCGTACGCTGATGACCCGCAGCGCCTGCGACTGTCTGCGCGGGCATGACGCCATGCAGGCGGCCCGCATGGGCATAGAACTGCTGCACAGGCGTGTGCAGGGCCATGCCGGTCTGATCATGCTGGATAACCGCGGAGAATATGGTTTTTATCACAACACGGATCATATGGCATTTGCCTATGCCCGCCACGACGGCAGCGTACATGCTTCGGTGCATATGGCGGAATGA
- a CDS encoding 16S rRNA (guanine(527)-N(7))-methyltransferase RsmG, with the protein MARPAKPAEEPQVEALCCELGFRLPPAAVTGLTVYLNMLQKWSAVMNLVGPRTWQPMVRTLIVDSLHLDRFLRDAVPQCGPQIWDFGAGAGLPGIPLRMVWQHGEYHMVDVREKRTMFMQMVLARHPLSGTFVHRARVEDFMADRAPADMLVSRAFMPWPELLSLLEGRIRQGGYVIVLANEPAPDHDRPDAAHGRPLPSGWDLTAQYVYEVEGSARYFWALSSKKAPS; encoded by the coding sequence ATGGCCAGACCCGCAAAACCCGCTGAAGAACCTCAGGTGGAAGCCCTGTGTTGCGAACTGGGCTTCCGGTTGCCGCCCGCCGCCGTTACCGGACTGACAGTTTATCTTAACATGCTGCAGAAATGGAGCGCGGTGATGAATCTGGTGGGGCCGCGCACATGGCAGCCCATGGTGCGGACTCTGATAGTGGACAGTCTGCATCTTGACAGATTTCTGCGCGATGCAGTGCCCCAGTGCGGCCCGCAGATATGGGATTTCGGGGCGGGGGCCGGTCTGCCGGGCATTCCGCTGCGCATGGTCTGGCAGCACGGGGAGTACCATATGGTGGACGTGCGCGAAAAACGCACCATGTTCATGCAGATGGTACTGGCCAGACACCCGTTGTCAGGAACCTTTGTGCACCGCGCCCGCGTGGAGGATTTCATGGCGGACAGGGCACCGGCTGACATGCTGGTCAGCAGGGCGTTCATGCCGTGGCCGGAGCTGCTTTCACTGCTTGAGGGCCGGATCCGTCAGGGCGGGTATGTCATTGTGCTTGCCAACGAGCCTGCACCGGACCATGACCGCCCCGATGCCGCACACGGCAGGCCCCTGCCGTCCGGCTGGGACCTGACCGCGCAGTATGTCTACGAAGTGGAAGGCTCTGCCCGTTATTTCTGGGCGTTATCTTCAAAAAAAGCGCCCAGCTGA